The region ATCGTCGTAATAGCCGGCCATGGGCAATCCTGTAGGCTGAAGGGAAAGGATGGGGCGGATCAGGCCAGCCAGCGCTTGCGGCGGCGATAGCTGCGCACGTCGCGGAACGACTTGCGGCCCTCATCGGACATGCCGAGATAGAATTCCTTGACGTCCGGGTTCTCGCGCAGCGCCGCCGCCGGCCCGTCCATCACAACCCGCCCGCTTTCGAGGATATAGCCGTAATGGGCAAAGCGCAGGGCGACGTTGGTGTTCTGCTCGGCCAGAAGGAAGGTCACGCCCTCGCCCTCGTTCACCGCCTTGACGATCTCGAAGATCTGCTCGACCAGCTGCGGTGCAAGACCCATCGAGGGCTCGTCCAGAAGAATGGTCTCAGGCCGGCTCATCAGCGCGCGGCCCATGGCCACCATCTGTTGCTCCCCCCCGGAAGTATAGCCGGCCTGAGATCGCCGCCTTTCCCGAAGACGGGGAAAGTAGTCATAGACCATCTCGAGGTCCTTCTTCACCGCCGCCGCCCCATCGCTGCGGGTATAGGCGCCGGTCAGCAGGTTTTCCTCGACAGTCAGGTGTTCGAAGCAGTGGCGGCCCTCCATCACCTGGATGACGCCCTTCTTCACCAGCGCGGCGGGGTTCAGATCGGCGACCCGCTCGCCGCGATAGGTGATGCTGCCCTTGGTGACGGCCCCGCGTTCCGAGGCCAGAAGGTTCGAGATCGCCTTCAGCGTGGTGGTCTTGCCGGCGCCATTGCCGCCCAGCAGCGCGGTGATGCCGCCCTTCGGGACCGACAGGCTGACGCCCTTCAGGACGAGGATGACGTGATTATAGATCACCTCGATATTGTTGACTTCCAGCAGCGTCTCGCTGTTTTCGGTGTCGAACATGGCGGCCTCCGTCAGAGGGTGGTCCGGTGGCGGCGCGCTGCCACCACCGGAAGGGTCGTGCCGATCAGGATGCGCAGTCGCGCGGCGTGATCGCGGCTTCCTTGGCATAGGCTTCGCTGTCCTCGAGGATCAGCGGGTCCAGGACCTCGGCATCGGGTTCGGTGAACTCGGTGATCAGGCTCCAGGTCTTGCCTTCGGCATCCCATTGCTGGATCCGCGCCATGCCGTTGCCGCCATGATTGTCGCAGGTGATGGTGAAGGCCGGGCCGAAGTCCGGCAGGCCCAGCTCCTCCAGCCGCGCATCCGAGATTTCCAGCGCCTCGAACCCGTCACGCAGCTGCACCGCAGTGATGGCCGAGGTGCCGTGGATTTCCTGCGCCTTGCGGATCGCCTCGGAGATCACGACGGCCGCATACATGCCGCGCGAATACAGCACCGAGCCGACATGCTCGCCGCCCTGGCTGGCCTTGCCCGGGTCG is a window of Paracoccus zhejiangensis DNA encoding:
- a CDS encoding ABC transporter ATP-binding protein, giving the protein MFDTENSETLLEVNNIEVIYNHVILVLKGVSLSVPKGGITALLGGNGAGKTTTLKAISNLLASERGAVTKGSITYRGERVADLNPAALVKKGVIQVMEGRHCFEHLTVEENLLTGAYTRSDGAAAVKKDLEMVYDYFPRLRERRRSQAGYTSGGEQQMVAMGRALMSRPETILLDEPSMGLAPQLVEQIFEIVKAVNEGEGVTFLLAEQNTNVALRFAHYGYILESGRVVMDGPAAALRENPDVKEFYLGMSDEGRKSFRDVRSYRRRKRWLA